The following DNA comes from Gadus chalcogrammus isolate NIFS_2021 chromosome 12, NIFS_Gcha_1.0, whole genome shotgun sequence.
ttgttttatttaggttCATTACAGAGAACACCTGTTCACAAAGATAGGTAGTCCCAAACATGGATAAAAACTTTGCAGCTAGGGATGTTAATTTGGGGTACCCTGGCAAGAGATATTGATAAGATGTGTCCAAGCCCACAGACGCAAATTTCTCCTTCATAATGGTATCACACTGCAAGTCAATTATCTCGAGTTGGAGGTCAGCTGGCATGTCAGAAGGCTTGACTGTAAATGGCGGGCGAAAAACGCTCCTTCCTAGTTCACTGAAGCCCTGAAACCTCCGCTTGAACTCCTGCAGCAATCCCGTTATCTTGTCATTGTATTGATCCATATCAGCATTACGCCCGGTCGCACGTACGGCGGTTAGTCATGGGAAATGCGCGGTTTCACCACTAGATAGCTGCGTCTCCCAGAGTGACAGTTTTAACTTGAATGCGCGGATGCTGTCGTTATACTAagcagggccgtcgataaggggtgaaaggtgatgacgattcaaggggcccacagcccagggggggcccacaaaaaaaaaaaattcttttaaattattatttttacatcagcccatagtactaccatagaaccccccccccctccgtcaacaattgctcctcccggtcaacaattgctcctttcacccccccccccccctcaacaattgcTTCTcccggtcaacaattgctccttcaaacccccccccccccccgtcaacaattgctctcccccccccccccccccgtcaacaattcaacgcaggggggcccatcagtaaatctattctaggggcccaggaattgtagcaacggccctgatACTAAGTGACTATTTTTCTGCGGCCCTGCAACATTTTGTTAAGATTATTCAGTCGCTGTGTAATATCCACCATAAAGGCAAAATCCTGCACCCACTGCGGACATTTAAGTTCCCTCACTGGGCTACCCATTTTCTCCATGAACTGTCCAATATCCTCTCGTACCTCAAAGAAACGCTTGAGCACGGCACCTCAGCTTAACCACCGTACTTCAGTGTGGTATGGTAGGCCTGCCTGAATGTCATTATCTCTGAGAAAAGTGTCAAACTGACGGTGATTCAGACCTCGCGCTCTGATGAAATTTACAGTTTTTACAACCACAATCATAACATGatccattttttgtgttttgcaacACAATGCTTCTTGATGCAAAATACAGTGAAATGCCTAAAAATCTTGTCCCCCATTTGCGGTCTTCTCCCTGGATTTTGTCGCAACACCTGCCTTTCTCCCGACCATTGATGGTGTGCCATCTGTAGCAGGGCTGACAGCACGGGTCCAGTCCACTCCGACCTTGTCCAGCACTCCAACGAGGGAGCTGAATATGTCATTCGCTGTTGTAGTTTCCTTCATAGGCACCAATCAAGGAACTCCTCGTTGATTGTCAAAGTCTCATCAACACCCTGAATAAATATGGCCAGTTGAGCAAGATTAGCTTTTCCACAGCTATTTCTGAGCTAGTCTTATTTATGCTCCAAAATGTTATTTTCTGTGTTGCAATAGGTAGCACAGGGAGAAGGTCATGTGTCAGGGGAGAGACCAGGCTGCAGCAATGACAGTCAGGGAGAGGCTTCAGACAGAGATACAACAGAGGATGGATCATCTGTGGGCACTTTAAAACCCCATCAGACAGATCTTAAGACCATTCTGTCTCAGAAGTTGGCAGATAAAACTCTTAAGATTTCAGAGACAATGGTATCAGGACTTCCCTTGGCTTCATTTCATCCCATCTCAAATACTTAAAATCGTACTTTTATATATAGAATAGCATCAGCAGAGTTGTCCGCCAtctgttttatttgctctgcaACAATAACAGTTTGCAATTCTTCACATGATGCCAGGCTACAGATGTCCCTACGATACAAACCTTATCGTTCTACCTCTCAATCAAACTTTCTGAAATGCACACAGCGCATGCGCATCTGTTTGTCATCGCAGTACTGTTTTTATGTTgacatgttggatggctagccACAAGCCTTATAGGTTGAGACTTtggaacatatttatgtcacgAATTGATAAACGTCGGATATAATGTGAGGCGTGAAGTGCTCTCGGTtccttatattattattatcattattattatttattatatacactCAACGTACACCTGCAGGCGAGTGCTGCACACTACGGCCCCCTCTATGACACAAAATGAACGCACCGACGTCCTGACGTCAGGATGTTTCCAACCAATCAGCGGCGCTGAACCCGGCCGCTGACACACTCCCGCCAATTCCGACCGAGGAGCGCGAGACGGCCAGCGGGGAACAGGGGTGCGTGCGGGAGATGTGGAAACCTAGGAAGAGTTTGTCGCTGAAAATGAAATTGGACTAGAACACAATTAAAGTATAGAGATAAACTTCTATCTTCCGCACCGGGTGACAGCTGTCACTCCAGCGAACCGTCGCGGTAGTTTGCGGCTGTTTCTctacggaggaggaggaggaagaggacgatgcTCGCGGCGGGGACCCAGACGAACGCGGGAATGGCGGCGGCGACCCCCCGGAGGAAGGGTACGGCTGGGATGTAATGTGATTTAATGTAATGTACATGTAATGTTCTTACACAACACCGAAGGGTTTGTACTCCTAACTCATCCGACCCAATAAAGGGGTTGAGTCCAATCAGGAAGATGACACTAACCTCCCTGTCGGGGGATTTAACTTCATGTCGTTTCAGTGGACAGAAGTTATTCAAGATAGTCAACGAGTACATTGTGGTGGATAACATTATATCACCGTTCACTGGCATCGGTCATAAAGTTCTAACTCGTACATCTCCGGGTTTTAGTTCAGCCTGTCCTCTTAACGCCGTTGTAGACCCGAGTACTGGTCAGATATCGTCTATTGATCCTCGGCTTTGAAGGAGAAAACGCAAAGCTAACTTTAATTTATCGAAACAAGGGTTGACTTCTTATAAGTGGACTGCACTGTTTTCCCTCTCAGGCCAACTCATAACCTGGTCAGCGGGTTAAATAAGACTTTGTAAGTGCTCTTTCCAAGTTGTCCTGCTACTCGGCTAACCCGTTAGCACGTTAGCTGGTGGCTAGTGATGGGCTAAACCTTACAAGCTACCTGCATTAGCCTGAAGAGCATCAGATGTGAGAAGACCCCGACGTCAGGACTTGTTTTCAGTGATACACTGAGCTATCTTCAGGTTGGCTATTGCAATAATAGTATTAGTAATCTTACCACTTGAATACTGCCTGTGTTGTGGTCGCTGATCCAGACAGACCGAGAGGAGGGCGACTGGACAGGGCCTGCAGTCACTCATTAGGACTCTGCTTGGCGGGAGTGCAAACCAAACAAATCTATACGCTTTGCATCTCTTATACACCACAACAATCTCCCATCGTGTACTGGTTGTTAACATCGTGCTCGGGCAACAATGGATACAGGAGGTGGACTATCAGATCCGAAACTGAGATTTAAAGACGATATGTCCAGATCTCATCGTACGGAGGCGACCAGCGGTCAGCcaaactaaacaaaacaaaaacgtcTGTTGTCATTGTGTAACATTGACGATAGTAGGAATAAGAATCGATATGGAGCAAGCCATTGGGAATGATTTTGTCTTCCGTTTGACCAAAGGCATTGTTTTAGTTACTCATTGCATGACAAGTTGTGTGCTTTGTTCTAATTTTCAGGTATGGAttctaaaacaaaaaaaaaaccggcCAACATGAAGCTGGTTCAAGGTGAGAGGCCTTCCTTATTTTGCTATTATAAGTGTATCAGGTTGatttggttgttttttgtatCAGGTCTGTTTAGTTATGTTGTCCTGAATTACTAGTCTAAAGAAGTTATATAAGTCAGTGAAGCCATTGATGTTCCAGATCTTTTAATATCAGCTTGTATTTGATCTCAAGTGGTTACCAAAAGCATACTACAGTTGGGGTTAACATAGTTAACAGTCTTCTACCCCACATAAGGATGTTCAGAATCATAAGAGTAGTGCTTAATGCTTCAAATTCACCTACCAAGCCTCCCATCTGATGCTATATTACCCACATACAGGCGCTCTGCTGTATGGCCTGGGCTTATACATATCACCCCACTTCTTTGGATCATTTTTAAATCAACATGCAGAATTCTGATTAAGTAAACTAGTATTGGCAGTGGGTTGAAAGCAGTTAGTTGCCTTAAAGTTATTACCTTATTATACCACCAACTACAATTAAACCAGTTTTTAATAAATCTGTTTCCGATCTTTTGGCCTGTTCAAAACATCTATGTCCATCTATTCGTAAAAACTGATGGATAATGCATCAACTGGTTTACATTGTATCCAGTCCTACAGTGACACATCCTATAGTTTAATGTTGACGGAGACTTAATGCCCATATGGTTCAGAAAGATAACAAGAAAACCTTCATTTATATTCGCAGCCCGTCTGCCCTTCAAACGCCTGAATCCTGAGCCCAAGGACTCCCAAGAGTCCAAACGGCCCCGCGTGCCTCTCTGCACGGAGCCAGCGGCCTCCGATGGAGAGAACGAGGCGGAGACCTCCCCAGGCTCCGTCCACAACGGACCCGCCTTGGTCAACGGCCGCGGTCCTCTTGACGGCTTCTTCAGCCGAGGTAGCGGCTCCACGGAGAACATGTGTATAGATCTAACCGCCGAAGAGTCTCCGGTCAAGCAGCCCTCTAATCCTGCTGCCTGCGTTGCCGCAGAGGTGAAGCAGCCCCACACGGACAAACCGGTTCTCAACGGAGActccggcagcagcagcaacgtTCCGTGTAAAAAAGGGACTCCGGACTGCAAGGTGGTCAGCGAGGCCGAAGATGAAAGTGAAGCAGAAGAGGAGAGCGAAGCGGAAGAGGAGAGCGACGCGGAGTCCGTCACGCGGCTGGACACGACGCAGGACTCTGAGAGCGAGGCAGAGGAGCAGGACGAGTCGATGAAGAATGAGTCCATTTTGTCCGTCTCCTCCGTCAGCTCTAACTCTGCGGCTGAGAGTTCTCCCGAGCAGGCCAAGAACAAGAGCCTCAATACTGTAGGTACCACCAGGACCAGGGCAATGTGATCAAATATCTATCGTTCAAATGTATGACCACATCCCATTTATATGTGCATTTTCTAGAAATGATACGGTTTGCTGCTAAAGTATTTATtcaagtatatatttatttgtgacCTGACAGGATCCGAACACAACCCCCAAGGTGCCAGAGGATGAGAAGAAGGTGAAACGGCGCTCCTTGAAGGTGCATACTCTTAATCCTTTACTTTTATTGCCCCTCGGTAGCCCCTCCCGATCCTTTATGAAGTGACTGATGTCTGATGTGACTTCAGAGCTTACAGGAGCAGGACGAGCGGCTCCAGCTGAGGCAGGAGAAGGAGcggcagaaggaggaggccaAATCGGCcaaggagaagaaaaaggaggAAGCCCGAAAACTCAAAGAGGAGCGGGAAAAGGAGAGAAGggataaaaaggaaaaagacgAACGTGAGAAACgtgacaaaaaagaaaaggaggagaaggagaaagcagAACGGCTGAAGGCCAAGGAGGACCAGCGCAAATCAAAACAAGAGTGAGTCACACAGCGGTACTCACAACGTCCAATCAAATGAAGGAGCAGCAGCCACACCCAGATATGATTCATATACCCAATTACTATCATGGATCTTTATCTTGAATTTCTTCTCTCAGGAATCCAAACTGTGAAGGTGGCCCAACGTCAGAAATGCTCTGTTGGGACTTGTATAACAATAGCTATGGATGTTTTCTTTAACGTGTTATTCTGTAGGTCTCGCCTGATAACCCGTATCTCCTTTCCGCTAGGGCTAAACTTGAAGAAAAGCGCAAGAAAGACGAGGATAAACgtttgaaggaggaggagaaaaagatGAAAGAAGAGAAAGACGTGGGTCGCTGAGCTCGAATCGCACCACAACCAAAAGTTACTCTGGAATGGGTTGGATATCAACAACTGGCTAATTCTGAACTTTGATTCCAGCGTCTTAAAGCCAAGAATGCAGCAATAACCAGGTACCTGCAGAAGCCCAAGACCCAGCTGGCTCCTAAGGTGAGGGACTTAATGCATTATTTCATGAATTGTGCTGATTCCATCATCCTGGCAAGACCTATGGTATTGATGTTTGGCTTATTTATGATTTAATTTAGTAGAATGGCCGTTGCATCCCTGCAGAGTCATTCAGTTTGGTTCTGAACTTGTACTGATGAGCAAACACAAGTGTACATCTCCTGTATATATTCAATATTCTGTAGCTAATGGAGTACTTATCCATGACTCCAAAACTGTGATTATAATCCATAATGACTCGTTTTCTGTTGCTCTCCGTCCAGACACTCTCGGCGGCGTGTGGGAAGTTTGCTCCGTTTGAGATCAAGGAGCACATGGGCCTGGCCCCGCTCTGCCGCGTCCAGTGTGGGGACGAGGTTCTGGAGGAGCTGGACCGCTGCCTGGAGACGCCGTCCAGAGACACCAACGTACTGAAGGAGTGGACCCAGAAGAAGCCCCGCAGGTCGGGTCCGACCAAGCCCCGGCAGAGGAACACCCTCAGGTGACTGCAGAGAGCGGGGTGGGATGTGAGACTGGGTCGAGTGTTGTACTGAGAAACGGGGATTTCCTGGATGATGGCAGGGGAACACTGCGTCATGAGGTGTGGACAGGGTGTACGAATCCAAGCTGAAATGTTCTGGGTCTGATGTCTGTTACCTCATCTGCAGGCCTCTTTGAGCAACATTtcccacccctacctgctcataaCTATCGGTATTCcctgtagtagttgtagtagtataTTTGAAGTTAATGAAATTGCATGGTTTACGCATTTATTACGCTGTGGGACACAACACTAATGGCCCTTTACCATGTTATGGAAATGTCCTTCATCACTTCTCTTCAGTGATCCGTGAATTGGTAGTTTCATTCCTGGTCTGATGTTCCAGTCCCACTGAAGACGTCCTGTTAATCTTGTGTGTATGTCAATCTTGTGTGCGGTTCAATCTTGTGTGTATGTTAATCCTGTGTGTATGTTaatcctgtgtgtctctgtgcgtccTCAGTGACGTGGTCATGGAGGAAGGGCCTCGGCCCGACGGCGTGCCCGACCGTAAGCGCTGTGGCGCCATGAAGCTGCTGCAGTTCCACCTGAACCACCGGCCGGCGTACTGGGGCACCTGGAGCAAGAGGAGCGCCACCATCACCCCCCGCTGCCCCCTCCGCCTGGACAAGGTAAGgccctccctcatctccccccctccccctcagactGGACAAGGTTAGGgtctccctcatctcccccctccccctcagactGGACATGGTTAGGGTCTCCCTCACccattcccctcccccctccctaagGTGAGGgtctccctcatctcccccctccccctcagactGGACATGGTTAGGGTCTCCCTCACccattcccctccccctccctaagGTGAGGgtctccctcatctcccccctgaGCTGGACACGGTAAGGCCAGAGACAGGTCCCATGCGTAGAATTACTATGGTCCATAAACTAAATGTGAGGAAAGGCCAGTCTGCATGTACACTAGTATGTACAGCTCCCTCGCTTCTCTTAGAGGTACTGTAGATACGATTACAGAGTAGTAGAAAGAGAGATTGGAAGAGGGTAAGGATACGAACCAAGCCAAAACACAGCCCGGCCTCCCTACGTTTCTCCGCCATAGTGTTGCAGTCTGGCACCAGTGATTGACACGTAAGACGGATTCTCCAAAAATGACaacgagggctgtgattggtcctcctaacaaaaaaaagaatcagaatcacttttcCCTGTTTGACTCTGcactttatttactttgtacgttgtttactttgcacattaaggaccaatgaaacaccaaataagatttgaaaagttctggaagtttatttacaacgcTATTTGCATGGTTTGTATTCAACTTATGAGATCGATCGGGCtgcgaattgcattgcgtatccgacatcccgacggagaacttCGAATTCTCGAGggggtctccgtagttacggGGTCGGATTCCAGAGTCGGAGTGGTGTACGTCGGCCTTAACCCGAACCCCCTGTCTCCCCAGGACCTGCTGGACTACGAGGTGGACAGCGATGacgagtgggaggaggaggagcctggagAGTCGCTGTCGCACAGTGAAGGAGTGAGTGGCCCAAAGGACGGCCTGTACGGAGTCTCTGTAGGGGTGGGCGTGTCTCAGAAGCTGACGGTGTGACCTGGTTCTTTtcaggaggatgaagaggagggaggagaggcggaggggggggataATGACGACGACGAAGACGACGATGGCTTCTTCGTACCCCACGGTTATCTGTCCAATGATGAGGGCGCGTTGGAGGAAGAGGTATTCCTGAAGCTTTTCGTCCCTCTTTGTTTGGCATTAAGTATTTAATGCCAGCAAGCAAAAATGGGCATAAAAGTCAAAGTAGACGGCCATGGAATAGTTTCCCCATGGTTGGTCTCCTTCTGAAACGTTGGTATCGACCCAATAACTCAGACTGGGTCTTGGTGCTAAACGTTCTCTTCTCCCCCCAGGAGGGCGGCGACATGGAGAAGCAGAAGGTGCGCCAGAGGCTCAAAGCCCGGGAGTGGGACGAGCTGATGTCGTCCAAGAAGAAGGTGAAGCAGCTGGAGGCGGTGGTCAGGGGCTGCGTGTGGGACGGGGAGACGGACCGGCGGAGCCTGGAGCTGCTCCAGCCCTACGCCGTGTGTCTGATCCAGGCCCTGCCCAAGGCCGACACCAGCCCCAGCCCAGAGGACCTGACCAAGAAGAGCCAGAGAGCTGAGCAACGTGAGTGGCCCCCTTTTCTGTGACATGATGCAATAAGGCTTAAGTGAGGTACCATTTCGCTGATTGAAGGTAAAGGCGATCTGAACGGCCAAGTAACAATGAATTCTAAAACATACCCTAAGGATTTTGGATAATGTTATAAGGGCTGCAAACAAACACTTGAAGGACCGTTTTTCAATTATTTGGGGGTACAATTTAGTAAACATGTCCAAGAGCAGCAGACAACAGAACGATGGACAGAagggatttttttgttttctttcgaTTTCTTTTCTTTACCATTTGCCTGATtgtgttaaaggggtagttcggaattttggacatagggcctgattcccaagtgagcattggtattctatatcactggagacagttttcaacccattttattcagtccttctagttgcggagttctctcgtgctaggctagcgcaagtgaacgggaaaa
Coding sequences within:
- the chaf1a gene encoding chromatin assembly factor 1 subunit A; protein product: MLAAGTQTNAGMAAATPRRKGMDSKTKKKPANMKLVQARLPFKRLNPEPKDSQESKRPRVPLCTEPAASDGENEAETSPGSVHNGPALVNGRGPLDGFFSRGSGSTENMCIDLTAEESPVKQPSNPAACVAAEVKQPHTDKPVLNGDSGSSSNVPCKKGTPDCKVVSEAEDESEAEEESEAEEESDAESVTRLDTTQDSESEAEEQDESMKNESILSVSSVSSNSAAESSPEQAKNKSLNTDPNTTPKVPEDEKKVKRRSLKSLQEQDERLQLRQEKERQKEEAKSAKEKKKEEARKLKEEREKERRDKKEKDEREKRDKKEKEEKEKAERLKAKEDQRKSKQEAKLEEKRKKDEDKRLKEEEKKMKEEKDRLKAKNAAITRYLQKPKTQLAPKTLSAACGKFAPFEIKEHMGLAPLCRVQCGDEVLEELDRCLETPSRDTNVLKEWTQKKPRRSGPTKPRQRNTLSDVVMEEGPRPDGVPDRKRCGAMKLLQFHLNHRPAYWGTWSKRSATITPRCPLRLDKDLLDYEVDSDDEWEEEEPGESLSHSEGEDEEEGGEAEGGDNDDDEDDDGFFVPHGYLSNDEGALEEEEGGDMEKQKVRQRLKAREWDELMSSKKKVKQLEAVVRGCVWDGETDRRSLELLQPYAVCLIQALPKADTSPSPEDLTKKSQRAEQLLEQLLPLLHGNVNSNKVIITEFQELCRQQSLAASPPPAVGSPPSPADNVPTRICVKRIIKNNAVYKKGATYRRCCWYVHGEVLSRFGRDALPVPCQWTYLTAGAREDPREEAPPPAATGSQGNSPGTPQSSSTSSTPSSHKRRSTGSMSIKRFMKKCADVEQTEPMETDGFQADTEEDAEDDCVIIATQTDSSKETASRTSTETDCPGTMAVSPSDAPARPGPAPTVATA